CTAAACTTGCCTTTTGGAGAATGGCAGATGGAATACTAGGAATAAACCCATTTTTGTGCTTCAGGCTGAGAGCAGTTTcagtgaagaggaggaagaaaaactgCAAGCTGCGTTTTCAGTGGAGAAGCAAGATCTTCATTTAGTCCTTGAAACTATATCATTTATTTTGGAACAGGTACCATTTTTATTAGTATGAATTGTTAAATATTTGAAACTAATGCTTGTTTGGTAGAAAAATTACTATACAGAGCAAGTTAAAATAGACACTTCCCGAAAACAAATATCATAGTCttgctatttatttattcaaGGTTTGAGTCTGCCTTCTTTACTAATGTTGCATAGTATCTTACTTGGCAAGTAGTCTCATTGGAGTTAGGGTTGTACTTGAGGAGCAAGGTTCTACTTAATGTGACTAAAGGGGGGTAGAAGCTTGCCTTCAGTCTGTATCCTGTACTTATCAACACATCTCTGAGCACCAGCTTGTGATCCTCTCACTCACACTGAGCAGTATCAAGCTTCACAGATACATCTCTGTTTctgttgaagtgaatgggagaactcatggagtaaggtgctaTGTATtgagtatcagaatctggccccaagtgcCAGAGCCAGTCTTAGGGGCCCTGGGCCCCAACTTCCTGGGGCATGACACATCacttcaagctttttttttttaaattttttattttttttggaaacTCAGCTGCTTTTGGGGGTGCCAGCAACATTTGCTTTTGTGGGTGGCAAAAAATCTAAGCCACTAAATACATTGACATACTTTAAAATGGTGCATACAATatttaaacaacaacaataaaacccACTTGCAAAACTGTGAGAAACATTTCCTCCTTGATGATGTTTTAGATAAATATTTCATAATATTGTACAAAGTTACTCTGCAATAGCTTTATTACTTAAGATATCAATCATGTAAGCCTCTacttaaaaagtggaagttaaatccaagtgaggaaaatagaaaggagcataaactctgggaaattaagtgtaaaaatataattaggaaggccaaaaaagaatttgaagactagctagccaaagactcagaaagcaatagcaattttttttttaaaagtacatcagaagcaggaagcctgctaaacaaccagtggggccactggacaattgagatgctaaagaagcCCTCAAGGATGGTACGGCCATtctggagaaactaaattaattctttgcattggtcttcacagctgaggatgtgagggagagtcccaaacctgagccattctttttaggtgacaaatctgaggagctgtcccagattgaggtgtcattagaggaggttttggaacaaatagatAAACTAAACAGAAATAAGTCATCAGgaacagatggtattcacccaagagttctgaaggaattcaaatgtgaaaattaagaactactaactgtggtatgtaacctatcatttaaatcagcttctgtaccaaatgactggagaatagctaatgtgatgccaatttttaaaaagggctccagaggtgatcctgacaattacaggccagtaagcctgacttcagtagtgggcaaactggctgaaactatagtaaagaacaaaattgtcagacacatagataaacataatttgttggggaagagtcaacatgttttttgtaaaaggaaatcatgcctcaccaatctactagaattctttgagggggtcaatgagcatgtggacaagggggatccagtggatatagtgtacttggattttcagaaagcctttgacagggtccctcatcaaaggctcttaagcaaagtaagctgtcatgggataagagggaaggtcctcttgtggattagtaactagttaaaagataagaaacaaagggtacgaataaatggtcagttttcagaatggagagacgtAAATAGTGGTGGCCTCcgaggggtctgtactgggccctgccctatttaacatattcataaatgatctggaaaaggggtaaacagtgaggtggcaaaatttgaagatgatacagggagactgcgaagagctataaAAGTATCTCACAAaattgagtgactgggcaacaaaatggcagatgaaattcaatgttgataaatacaaagtaatgcacattggaaaacataatccaaattgtacatataaaatgatagggtctaaattagctgttaccactcaagaaagagatcttggagttattgtggatagttctctgaaaacatccactcaatgtgcagtggcagtcaaaaaagcgaacaaaatgttgggaatcattaggaaagggatagagaataagacagaaaatatcatattgcctctatataaatccatggtatgcccacctCTTGATTACTGCGTGCAGATGAGGTCGCcccatatcaaaaaagatatattggaattggaaaaggttcagaaaaggcaacaaaaatcattagaggtatggaacggcttccatatgaggggagattaataagactggggcttTGGAAAAgcgacgactaaggggggatatgatagaggtctataaaatcatgactcgtgtggagaaagtaaataaggaagtgttatttactccttctcataacaagaactaggggtcaccaaatgaaattaataggcagcagatttaaaacaaacaaaagaaagtttttttttacataacacagtcaacctgtgtaactcCTTGCTAGAgtatgttatgaaggccaagactataacagggttcaaaaaagaactagataagttcatggaggataggtccatcaatggctattagccaggatgggcaggaatggtgtccctagcctctatttgccagaagctgggagtggctgacagggaatagatcacttgatgattacctgttctgttcatttcctttggggcacctcgtattggccactgtcagaagacagaatactgggctagatggacctttggtctgaccagtatggccgttcttgtgttctaATATGCTTATGTAATCATTCTTTATTCACACGAGTAATCTCATTTAAGTGGGACTACTTTTATGAGTAAGAATTTGCAGGCTTGGGCCTGCAGTTTGGTTCCATGTGGTTTTGCATACATTTTGGCTAAATTACATCTCTAATCTAAGTGTTTAATATCGTTCTTACAGAAAGTGTCaatatttttgtcagtaaataaaCTCAGTCAAAATGCTTCTGTGCTGGATTGTGCTTTACtcatataaaaaaataataaaatcttaCGAAAAGGTCAGTTtgggaaagaaagacagaaaatgtTAAATGGTTTTTGGCttcactttctttttttgtttccaTGAAGAAGTGCCAAGGTGATATACTAGGCCATAAAGAATAGAACACTTATTTTTAATGGATGGAAAGATACGTTGGCCATTGTAACTTTTGCATGGAAAATAATAGTTTTGAATAATAGTTTTGAAAAAATGTAATTGTGACGTTCTGCTCAAGACAACCAGAACTGAGCTCTACTGTGTTATCCCTCTGCCCCAGAAAGAGTGAGAGCTTTGCTACTGCCAAGCTGTCTGTCAGCAACCTGGCACACCAGCCTGTCTGCCTAGCCAGCAAACTCTTCAAGactctgccagtccaaaccttgccttgtaggtaacaatcagtgaacctGAATTCCCCCAGACATGTCTCCTTGCAGTGTCCAttccctctcactggacactcaTAGTAATTGTTTTCTGACTCCAAAGAAACAGAATGCATCACCTGGTTAGGGTAGCTGAAGACTCACACTTCACTTTAATACACAGCAATGAGATGGTTTTATagtaaaacaagaataagtttattaacaaagaacagagtttTAAGTGATgcaaagcaagagaaaaagagacaggtttggttacaagaaaaacaaaataaaacatgttttctagtgactaaaactcaATTTTAGCAAGTTACAGTATTTGCCTAAGCAGTTTTCTTATTTCCATCAAGTTACCAACATCCTTAGCCTCTGAAGTAGGTGATCCAATTTTCACAGGCTCAGAGGGTGCTGTACCTTATGTCCTCAAAGAGATAGATAACTCCAATGGCTTTTTGCTCTCCTTATATTTTCCAATGTCCATTTTCTCtgcctcaagagccaggaaggcttaCTGGGCTGCAGATTCTGTCCCCCAGATGTGTTTACTACACTATCTTCTCCCCTCCTtgttagcttgatggctttgttcACTTTAATGTAAATATACTTCAGTTGCCCTCTGCCTGGAAGCAAGCCAGTCAGACAgataaatacacattcctttgtctaggacaagCTGGATTTATGCACTGCCTCCCAAATACAGCACACACACAACATGTATGTATCCCACACAATGATTTTTGGTACCTGCGGGTCAGCAGTTTACATAAGATACCATATATGATACACTTCAGATAatattatgacaacagtgtgttggaTGTAATGAGTGGGTCAGGCCTGATGTGAGATACAGTATGGTGGGTCCTTTGTCAACTGGCATTAAGGGGCTCCCAGGGTCATAGTAATCATGTAACACATacttttgttttgcattaataGAGTACTTTATTTTAGACTGAAAAACCGAACCATTTAGACCCCTATAGAGAAGAACATCCCTATTTAGAAAAGTGCTTTTCTTAATCAAGTACTAAAGTTGCATGTACCAAAATGGAGTTAACTTGTTTTTTCTGCTATACAGGCAGTCTATCATAACCTGAAACCAGCTATTCTGCAACAGCAGCTGGAGAGCATTCATCTTGATCAAGACAAAGCAGAAGCATTTGTCAGTGCATGGATTGCTGCAGGTCAAGATACAATTGAAAAGTTCAGGCAGAGGATTTTGGCCCCTCAAAAGGTAGCAATTGTTCTAGTTTAAGTGGAACTAGTAGTTAAAACAATAATTATTAGGACACAAATATTACAATATTCCTTTTTTGTTCTGTAAGGACAAATTCTATTGACCAaccaagaaat
The DNA window shown above is from Mauremys mutica isolate MM-2020 ecotype Southern chromosome 6, ASM2049712v1, whole genome shotgun sequence and carries:
- the COMMD10 gene encoding COMM domain-containing protein 10 isoform X2, which translates into the protein MELAFPSYALAMLEAESSFSEEEEEKLQAAFSVEKQDLHLVLETISFILEQAVYHNLKPAILQQQLESIHLDQDKAEAFVSAWIAAGQDTIEKFRQRILAPQKLETIGWQLNLQMAQSTQAKLKSPQAVLELGMSNEDSKNLEKVFVEFSHQELFEFYNKLETIQAQLDSLT
- the COMMD10 gene encoding COMM domain-containing protein 10 isoform X3: MAAPIIPESGSIKKAVLLINMIDPGKFPRLLSRILQKLHLKAESSFSEEEEEKLQAAFSVEKQDLHLVLETISFILEQAVYHNLKPAILQQQLESIHLDQDKAEAFVSAWIAAGQDTIEKFRQRILAPQKNLEKVFVEFSHQELFEFYNKLETIQAQLDSLT